The Cutaneotrichosporon cavernicola HIS019 DNA, chromosome: 3 region ACGCCATCGACCTGCGTCCGCTTGACGGTGACCGCcgtcgcgacgcgctccgcCGCAAGGGCGGGCGCGTCGTGGGCTGGAGCGACAAGGGCACTGTGCACGTGtgggccggcggcgacgcgcccATCAAACCCAAGGCGCAACCAATGCTGGGCCTCATGGTTGGCAAGGCGCTCTCTCTGTCCAAGAGCCTACCCAACTATTTCTCGTCCGCACCCAGTATAGCACAGTACTACCTTCCGCGCAAGAATCCGCACGCATTCGCCAGCACGATCGGGAGCGcagtcgacgccgcggGTCTGCCAAGCATGAAGCTGAACGAGGATGGCGACAAGGAAcccgaggagcgcgaaTGGGCCGAACACTACATCGTGGTCTGGATTgaagtcgacgtcgaggacgacgaggacgagccacCTCTCACAACTATCAGTGGCGCCCCGACGTCGTTTAGACCGAAGCGCTCCGCGTTAACCATGGGCTCGCGCGAAGAGCGAAGCTCTTTCGGCTCGGAAGGGACTAGTACGCGcacggcgacgccgcgcggcggacGCTCTGCCACACCCACCGCTGCCACAGTCAGCTCCGCCCTCGCACGAGAGCGGCGCTCGCCAACCGGTagcggccgccgctcgAACGCCTCAACACCAATGGCCCAGAGTCGTGCTTCTCCCGTCCCACCCATAAGCTGGCGCAAGGCCAGCACAGACTCTCACTCGACAGTCGTCCTGCGCCGCACTCATCGTGagcgccagctcgtcgtcgtcacccaCTCGGGCGACTGGTATCGCCTCCGCCTGCCTCGCAACACGGATGAGTTTGACGCAAGCACCAAGGCTGAACTTGTAGAGTaccgccgcctcggtgTCGGGGGCGGTGGCTGGTAGACATAGCAAGCTTGTTTCACTTTCCACCTCTCATTGTTGTACGCTGTTACATGCATGGTTGTAGTGTAGTTGATGATAGTACAGTTGTTTCCTAACGGACAGTGACGcccgcgcgagctcgatggTCGAGCCCGACTTTTTACTCGAGGTATTCCTTGAGCGAGCCAGTGACGCCCTCAATACGGGCGAGCACCTTGCGGGCGAggccctcaacctcgaggttctcgtcctcgaggagctcgacgaggaacTCGGCAACGGTCTCTGGCACGAACTGGATAAGCTCGTCAGAGTGGCGCTCCCACATAGCGTCGAGAGCGCGGAGGGTGGCCATGCGGGCCTtgggctcgtcggcgcgggtggCAAGGCAGACAGTGCCGTtgaccttcttgagcgTCGTCTCCGAGGTCGTAGCAGCCGCCAGAGCCGCAAGAGTCTTGGCAGGCGGCGAGTCTGCGCCAGCCGCAgcgaccgcgagctcgtcgtcggtaagcgcgagctgggcaaCGACAGCCgggaggagcttgagcagTCCGGCGTCGGTCCAGTACGCGCCATCGTCGACATCCATGCTCTTGGCGAGGaccgagaggaggagcgcccAGAGACCGTAGTCGGCAACCTCTCCGGTCTTGTacgccgcgaggagctcgtcgacgagcggcAGCAACGTGGCCATGTACGGGGTAAGGAGGTGACGGAAGCGGTCCAGCAGGCCGTCCATGACGTGCAAGAGGATGATGCGGCGGGCGATGACATGCGCGTCCGCCACGCCGGCTGAgaggtcgacgacagcCCAGTCATACAGGCGCACGAAGAGAGGCTTGAACGCCGCGTCCGAGAGCTTGgtgacaagctcgaggaagcTGTTGATGGCGCTCGTCTCAACGCGGTCGACAgtggcgagctcgagcttggcggcggcgcggtggcgcAGGTCGAACacgtcgaggaagaaggcgaAGAGCTGCTTGGTGAGGCCGGGCAGCACCTTGCGGTCGGCGTTGCGGAGGGCATGGCGAAGGAGTGCGAAGAAAGCCTCGGTCGGTGCCGCATCGCCGCCCTTGATCGCCTTCCACAGGTCCATGACGACGGGGATGAGAGTCTTGGTCGGGACGCGCTTGGCAGCCGCCGCGATGAGCGTCGCCGAAgcggcctcgtccgcgccgcggtAGGCGGCAGCAGCGCCCAGAAGCGAGACAAGCTGCTTGGACGAGATAAAGGTCGGGACGGtctcgacgagggcggcgagagcaCCGAACgccgcagcggcggtgAGGGGCTCGGTTGAGCCGATGAGCGAGAGGCacgcgtcgaggatcgCCTGGACAAAGGGGATGGTGCGCGAGCCGAGGCGACGGATGAGGGCCGagaggagagtgaggaTGCCAGCTGCACAATCGGCGTCGGCAGCGCGGGCAGCCTTGACAACGGGGTTGACGATTgccgcgagcgccgagTCCTCCGAAGGAATAgcggtggcgacgacgcgctcgagcgcgcgcaggGCGTGCTGTCCGCTGGGACCGTCGAGGAGCCCCGCGGACTTGGAGATGATTGTCGCCATCGACTTGGAGCGCTGGCGGAGCTCGGGCttgatgagggcgaggcgctggcTGAAGAGGTCGAGCGAGCGGTTGATGTCAGCCTCGGTGTCGGTTGCGAGGATCTGGGCCGTGATCTCGAGGAACGAGTCGACCGAGAGGAGGCGCATGACGCTGCCAAGTGCcacctcgaggtgctctgaggcctcgtcgtcgtcgagctcgggcgcAAGAGCAATGAGATTGCGCACGATCTTCTCGAGCGATGCCTGCGGGCACACCTTGCCCAAAAGGCCACGGGCAAAGCCGCCGgccaggaggagaagggtcgaggccgtctGCTCTCCGACAGGGAGGAATGTGGgcccctcttcctcctcgttctcggTGGCGCTGGTGGCTTCGTTGATGATATCGAGGAGAGCCTCGGTGCGGACCGCGGCAGGGAACGAAGCCGCCAGCGAAAGAGGCAGCTCGATGGCGTCGGCCTTTCCACGCGTGGCGAGGAGCATGCACACTGGCGCGAGGAAGTCGTCGGCACCGAGGCTCTTGACCAGGTGCACGAAGAACGGCAGGGTGCGGTGCTTGGGCAGGCGGCCGGCCATGTCTGTGAAGATCGACAGGAAGGCGAGACTCTGCGTGTACAGCTCGTGCTTGGTGGCcgccttgtccttgagcgacgCAGTCATGACAGGCACAATACGCTCGACCGTCTTCTCGACCACGCCGAACGAGtacgcgtcgtcgcgctgcAGCTCCGAGCTGCCCATGAACGTGAAGATGGGCATGACGTTGTGGAGGACAGAGTCGGGGATGAGACGCGCAAGCTCggacgcgacgaggagggcacgCTGCGCGGTGCGAGGGTTTGACGACGCGCGGATAACCTTGACGATCGCTTCGATGCcaacgcgcgcgcgcatAATCTCACCAGCATCCTGGA contains the following coding sequences:
- the HSV2 gene encoding uncharacterized protein (WD40 repeats), which codes for MQLGRYSVSTLRPAPILGIAFGHDGKVFAVATETGYEVWRTFPLGLLRRKSLPGMLARAVPLPGSPLLALQGGGSDPLFPPNKVVLYHDVRGAAVADLEFSERVRGIAVRHRTVVVVLLRRAIAYEYSLESGFKLTKLGEWETADNEAGLIALATAPGATLLALPGRQAGHVHLINLPPCGGASAPPAAFRSPFLLAHAHPLSALACSASGAHLLTASERGTLVRVWDTARGAQDSELRRGVDRAEIWGLQFEDAIDLRPLDGDRRRDALRRKGGRVVGWSDKGTVHVWAGGDAPIKPKAQPMLGLMVGKALSLSKSLPNYFSSAPSIAQYYLPRKNPHAFASTIGSAVDAAGLPSMKLNEDGDKEPEEREWAEHYIVVWIEVDVEDDEDEPPLTTISGAPTSFRPKRSALTMGSREERSSFGSEGTSTRTATPRGGRSATPTAATVSSALARERRSPTGSGRRSNASTPMAQSRASPVPPISWRKASTDSHSTVVLRRTHRERQLVVVTHSGDWYRLRLPRNTDEFDASTKAELVEYRRLGVGGGGW